Within bacterium, the genomic segment TCCGCTCCGCCGTCTTTCAGCGAAAACAAATAGCTCTTCTCCTTGAAGGATCGCCACAACCCTATGTCGAAGCCCTGCTTCAGTCTCACGATCAGCATTGGGATGTTCTTCGGCAAAAGGCCGCTGTGAGCCAGGACGTCGTAGATGTGTTTCGCCTGTTGCGCGATTATCGATTCATTCAGCTCCTTGTCGATGAAGGCCGAGATCACGAATACGTCGGCGTATATCTTTCCGTCGACCATCAGGTCATGCGAGGCCGGTTTTATGTGCCTGATGGAGGGCATGACCCTCTTGAGCTGGGAGACCACGGCCGCCTTGGCGAGCTCTTTTTCGTCGTGCGTCATGTGCCACGCCCGCGCACCCTGTATCGCGATCGTCGCGGACGCGAGGCATGCGAACGCGATCAAGGCCTTCTTGTGGCTGGATGACGGAAGGCTCACCATGGCCTTGTTTTTGACGACCACGGTGTTCAGCATGAGGTCGGAGATCGTCTTGTGCAAGGGGTGGAGCGCGCCGAATATCGCGACCCCGAGCGCTGTGAGTATCCCCACCAGCTCGAAGATCAGGATCGGCGCTGACTGAGAATCCGACAGCGCTGATATCTTGTACATTGAGAAGACGACCGCGAATGGCGCGAACCTGAGGACCGCGTCTACGAATCCCGGCGCTTCGCCGTCGAGCCGCTGGATCTCTATGTGCATGAGCCTCTTGCCGAGGCTCGCCCCTGCCGCCGTTGCGCTGTCCATCACGCCGAAGTAGAGGGTGGCGAGAACAATCCCTATCCACCAGCTGTTTTCATTAAGAAACCTCAACTGTGCGATCGGCGATTCGGCCAGCAGGAGCCCCACGGCGGCCATGGCCGCGCAGTCGACGGCAAAGGCGGCCACCCTGCGAACGCACACCCTGTACGGGGGCGTGTCCTGGTCATGGCTTACGAGCTGGCGCGTGGCTTCGTGCTGGATGCGCAGCTCGGTCGCAAATCGCGCGTGCTCGGCGGGGTTATGGCCCTTCTCTTCCATGAGGAGTTAATACCACAGGAAAATGCGCATGCAAAGCGCCCAGGGGCCTCTCTCATGCTGGACAAACAGGGCATCATAATTTAATCTCCATGAAAGCCTGAACGGGTCGTTCGAGCTGCCTTTTGACCTGAGACTGGGGGATCTGAATGCCTTCGCAAAAAGTGTCGGCGCAGTTGTTGAGATGGAGTCCTGACAAGGAACTCCAAGGGGTCTTCAAAAAGCCGGAGAAGATAAGGCCCACCGAGGCCATAGTCGGCCAGAAGAGGGCGGTCGAGGCCCTCAAGATGGGGCTCAAGCTCTACCAGACCGGTTTCAACATCTACGTCGCGGGCATGGCCGGCACGGGTCGCATCACCACGATCCGCAGGGCGCTCAAGCAGCTCGGCAAGTCGAAGGCCGAGATCCCCGACCGCTGTTACGTCTACAATTTCGTGGATCCGTCCCAGCCGGTGCTGCTCACCTTTCCCAGGGGCAAGGGCCGCGCTTTCCGGGACGACGTGCATGAGCTCGTCAGGGTGCTTCGCGCCGAGATCCCCAAGGCGATCGAGTCCTCCCACGTGCAGCGCGAGCGAGAACTCATAATCGACCGCTACCAGCGCGAGGAGAAGAAGCTCTTCGAGGATTTTGCCGACCACCTCAAGAAGGAGGGGTTCGCCCTCATCCAGCTGCAGGAGGGCGGCTACGTCGCGCCGACGGTGTTCCCGATCGTGGGCAACGAGGCGGTCTCCATCGACTACCTCGACAACCTGGTCAAAGACGGCAAGATGACCGCCGAGGAGCGCGAGAGCAAGAACAAGCGCTACAAGGAGCTGATGTCCGAGCTGAAGCACGTGCTCACCAAGGCGCGTTCGCTCGGCAAGGAGATGCACCTTGCGCTCGACCGCCTGATGCAGCGCTCAGGTTCGGCCGTGCTCGACGGCCTGATGGACGATCTAAGGGCGCGCTATTCGGACGAGAAGGTGCGCAAGTACCTCCTCAGGATGAAGGGGCACATACTCAAGAACCTCGACGTGTTCGCCGGCAAGAAGGAAGAGGAGCACCAGCAGGGGGTCATAGTCCTGGGCGCACAGCGACAGGAGGACCATTTCTGGTATTACGAGGTCAACCTGCTCTACGACCAGACGCAGGAGTCGGGCGAAGAGGGCGAGGTCCCGATCGTCGAGGAGAACAATCCCAGCTACGTCAATATCTTCGGGGCCACCGAGTACAACGTTGGCCCAGGCAACTACTGGACCACCGACTTTCGCTACATAAAGGCCGGCTCGCTGCTCCGCGCGGACGGCGGCTATCTCATCGTCAACGCGCTCGACGTGCTGCGCAGGCCGCTGGTCTGGGATCAGCTCAAGCGCGTGCTCAAGAAGATGGAGCTCATAATCCAGCAGCCGGAGACCTACTACCAGTTTGCGCCGCTCACGATCAAACCCGAGCCCGTTCCGCTCTCGGTAAAGGTCATCATGATCGGTCCATCCTGGCTCTACAGGCTCCTGTACGCGTACGAGGAGGATTTCGCGAAGACGTTCAAGGTGCTCGCGGACTTCGACGTGACCATGCCGCTCTCCTCCGACTCCGTGGAGAAGTTCGCTGCGGTCCTCAGGTCGGTCTGCGGCAGGGGAAAGCTCAGGGAGTTCAGCTCAGAGGGCCTGGTCGCCATGGTGGAGTACGGCATCGAGGAGTCCGGCCAGCGCGACCGGATATCCACCAGGTTCTCCTATATCACGGACGTGCTGCGCGAGTCGGACTACTGGGCGGGCCAGGACGGCTCCGCGCAGATCGAACGCAAGCACGTCGAGCGCGCGCTCGAGGCAAAGCGCGAGAGGCACAGGCTCACCGAGGAGCACGTGCAGCGCCTGATCGAGGAGGGAGTGATCCTCATCGACTCAAAGGGCTCGCGGATCGGGCAGATCAACGCGCTGTCGGTCTACCAGATCGGCCACGTGAGCTTCGGAAAGCCCTCCAGGGTTACGGCGACCACCGCCATAGGCAGGGAGGGTGTCATCAACATCGAGCGCGAGGCCAAGATGAGCGGGCCCACGCACGACAAGGGAGTCTACATCCTCACAGGATATCTCAGGCACAAATATTCCCAGCGCGAGCCGCTGAACCTCACGGCCTCGCTATGCTTCGAGCAGTCCTACGGCGGCATCGACGGAGACTCCGCCTCCTCCACCGAGATCTACGCCATACTCTCCTCGCTCTCTGGCATACCGATCAGGCAGGATATGGCGGTCACGGGTTCAGTCAATCAGATGGGCGACATACAGCCCATCGGCGGGGTCAACGAGAAGATCGAAGGTTTCTACGACGTGTGCAAGGCGCAGGGCCTCACGGGCACCCAGGGCGTGATGATACCCGTGCAGAACGAGAGGCACCTGATGCTGCGCAAGGACGTGACCGAGGCCGTGAAAAAGGGAAAATTCCACATCTACTCTGTCTCCAATATCGACGAGGGCATCGAGCTGCTCATGCGCAAACCGGCGGGCAAGATGGGCAAGAACGCCGAATATCCTTCGGGCACGGTGCACGGCGAGGTGATGAAGAGGCTGCGCGAGATGAACGAGTCCGTCGCCAAGCTGATGGAAAAGGGCATGGCGAAGGCGATCCACGACGAGGAAGCGAAGAAACCGAAGAAGGCCCAGAGGACTGAGGTTAAGTCGAAAGTCAAAGTCAAGACCAAGGCCAAGGTTAAGAAAACAGCGCGAAAGAGGAAGCGCTAGGGATCAGGAGCCATA encodes:
- a CDS encoding RDD family protein, with the protein product MEEKGHNPAEHARFATELRIQHEATRQLVSHDQDTPPYRVCVRRVAAFAVDCAAMAAVGLLLAESPIAQLRFLNENSWWIGIVLATLYFGVMDSATAAGASLGKRLMHIEIQRLDGEAPGFVDAVLRFAPFAVVFSMYKISALSDSQSAPILIFELVGILTALGVAIFGALHPLHKTISDLMLNTVVVKNKAMVSLPSSSHKKALIAFACLASATIAIQGARAWHMTHDEKELAKAAVVSQLKRVMPSIRHIKPASHDLMVDGKIYADVFVISAFIDKELNESIIAQQAKHIYDVLAHSGLLPKNIPMLIVRLKQGFDIGLWRSFKEKSYLFSLKDGGAEEKSSVRIKVMRPKRGKDKKK
- a CDS encoding ATP-binding protein, with protein sequence MPSQKVSAQLLRWSPDKELQGVFKKPEKIRPTEAIVGQKRAVEALKMGLKLYQTGFNIYVAGMAGTGRITTIRRALKQLGKSKAEIPDRCYVYNFVDPSQPVLLTFPRGKGRAFRDDVHELVRVLRAEIPKAIESSHVQRERELIIDRYQREEKKLFEDFADHLKKEGFALIQLQEGGYVAPTVFPIVGNEAVSIDYLDNLVKDGKMTAEERESKNKRYKELMSELKHVLTKARSLGKEMHLALDRLMQRSGSAVLDGLMDDLRARYSDEKVRKYLLRMKGHILKNLDVFAGKKEEEHQQGVIVLGAQRQEDHFWYYEVNLLYDQTQESGEEGEVPIVEENNPSYVNIFGATEYNVGPGNYWTTDFRYIKAGSLLRADGGYLIVNALDVLRRPLVWDQLKRVLKKMELIIQQPETYYQFAPLTIKPEPVPLSVKVIMIGPSWLYRLLYAYEEDFAKTFKVLADFDVTMPLSSDSVEKFAAVLRSVCGRGKLREFSSEGLVAMVEYGIEESGQRDRISTRFSYITDVLRESDYWAGQDGSAQIERKHVERALEAKRERHRLTEEHVQRLIEEGVILIDSKGSRIGQINALSVYQIGHVSFGKPSRVTATTAIGREGVINIEREAKMSGPTHDKGVYILTGYLRHKYSQREPLNLTASLCFEQSYGGIDGDSASSTEIYAILSSLSGIPIRQDMAVTGSVNQMGDIQPIGGVNEKIEGFYDVCKAQGLTGTQGVMIPVQNERHLMLRKDVTEAVKKGKFHIYSVSNIDEGIELLMRKPAGKMGKNAEYPSGTVHGEVMKRLREMNESVAKLMEKGMAKAIHDEEAKKPKKAQRTEVKSKVKVKTKAKVKKTARKRKR